One genomic region from Apodemus sylvaticus chromosome 1, mApoSyl1.1, whole genome shotgun sequence encodes:
- the Zfp36 gene encoding mRNA decay activator protein ZFP36, with amino-acid sequence MDLSAIYESLLSLSPDLPSDHGGTESPGGLWNVNSLDSIPSGVTSRLTGRSTSLVEGRSCSWVPPPPGFAPLAPRPGPELSPSPTSPTATPTTSSRYKTELCRTYSESGRCRYGAKCQFAHGPGELRQANRHPKYKTELCHKFYLQGRCPYGSRCHFIHNPTEDLAVPGQPHVLRQSISFSGLPSGRRTSPTPLGFAGPSLSSCSFSPSSSPPPPGDLPLSPSAFSAAPGTPVTRRDPAPACCPSCRRSTTPSTIWGPLGSLARSPSAHSLGSDPDDYGSSGSSLGGSDSPVFEAGVFGPPQTPAPPRRLPIFNRISVSE; translated from the exons ATGGATCTCTCTGCCATCTACGAG AGTCTCCTGTCCCTGAGCCCTGACCTGCCATCCGACCACGGAGGAACCGAGTCCCCCGGAGGACTTTGGAACGTGAACTCGTTGGACTCCATCCCGTCTGGGGTCACCTCTCGCCTGACTGGCCGCTCCACCAGCCTGGTGGAGGGCCGAAGCTGCAGCTGGGTACCCCCACCCCCTGGTTTCGCGCCCTTGGCTCctcgcccaggccctgagctgtcaCCCTCACCTACTTCGCCTACCGCAACTCCCACCACCTCCTCTCGATACAAGACCGAGCTCTGTCGGACCTACTCAGAGAGCGGGCGTTGTCGCTACGGGGCCAAGTGCCAGTTTGCCCACGGCCCGGGCGAACTGCGCCAAGCCAATCGCCACCCCAAGTACAAAACGGAACTCTGCCACAAGTTCTACCTCCAGGGCCGCTGTCCCTACGGCTCTCGATGTCACTTCATCCACAACCCCACCGAGGACCTGGCTGTCCCTGGCCAGCCCCACGTGCTGCGACAAAGTATCAGCTTCTCAGGCCTGCCTTCGGGCCGCAGGACTTCACCAACACCCCTCGGCTTTGCCGGCCCTTCTctgtcctcctgctccttctcgcCTTCCAGCTCCCCACCGCCGCCCGGGGACCTTCCACTTTCCCCTTCCGCCTTCTCTGCTGCCCCTGGGACCCCTGTGACTCGAAGAGACCCCGCCCCAGCCTGTTGCCCCTCCTGCCGGAGATCTACTACCCCTAGCACCATCTGGGGGCCCTTGGGTAGCCTGGCTCGGAGCCCATCTGCACACTCTCTGGGATCCGATCCCGACGACTAcggcagcagtggcagtagcCTGGGTGGGTCAGACTCGCCTGTCTTCGAGGCAGGGGTGTTTGGGCCCCCCCAGACCCCTGCACCTCCAAGGCGTCTCCCCATCTTCAATCGCATCTCTGTCTCCGAGTGA